Part of the Bacteriovorax stolpii genome, ACAACTTTCTGATTGGATGAAAAAGAATGAGGCCTGCAGAAAGGCCGTCGCTAATCCGGGCTTTATTCAGGAAAATATCCAGGGTTGTAACTACAATAAATTCCTGGAAGTGCTCAATCAGCAAAACCTGGATGAAATCCAGGGAGTTCTTCACTTTATCAACTCTAACGAAAGACTGCTCAACCGCGCTCAGGCCAAAGCAGAAACAGCACTTGATGAATTGAAACTTGAAAGTGTTATCGACAGCACATTTGCAGGAATGGGCAATGCTGTCAGCTGTACTAAAATTGATGGCCCAAATAACAAACAACGTATTTTCGTACGAAATCTTCCTTATAGAGAAAATAAATTCGATACATCAAAAGTTGTCTGTAAATTAAAAGATAAAGAATTAAAGTCTTCCGAGTGTTCACAGAAAATTGAATTGATTTCAGATGAGCTAGGACGTGGACTGGAACTTAGACAAAAAGATAAAACTGGTCAGAACGTAACGTTCTCTATTTCAGGAAGCTCAAGCTGCGAGAACCTGACTCCATCAAATGGTGTCTTAAGTAGTGAAGGTTCATTAAAAACATCTGAAATGTGTCTGGCGGAAGGAAAGAAACTCACTCCGGCAATGACCCTTGTGCCATCAGAAGATAAAAAAACCTGCGTAGACCCAGCAACCCTTTCTCCTAAAACACCAGACATCTGTCTGGCAGAAGGAAGTAATAAAAAACCAGCAATGGTTCTCTTCCCATCTCAAGATAAAAAATCTTGTGTTGACCCTTCAACACTCTCTCCAAAAACACCGGAGATCTGTAAGGCCGAAAGCGAAAATAAAAAATCTAAGATTGTACTTGTGCCATCAGAAGATAAAAAATCATGTGTAGACCCAGCTGTCCTTGGACTAAAGACTGGAGAAATGTGCCAGGCCGAAGGTGAGGCCATGAGCCCTAAAAAAGCACTCATCCCTTCTACTGATAAAAAGACGTGTGTTGAAGACCCAAGCACTTCAGGTCTTAAGAGTGGAGAAATGTGTAAGGCCGAAGGTGAGGCCCTTAATCCTAAAAAATCACTTATCCCTTCTGAAGACAAAAAGACATGTATTGAAGATCCTAAGGCCCTAAAGACAGCAGAAGTTTGTAAGGCCGAAGGCGAAGCGATGGATCCTAAAAAATCGCTTATCCCTTCTGAAGATAAAAAAACATGTATTGAAGACCCTAAAGCGGATAAAGCATCGGGTATAAAAACAGCTGAGGCCTGCAAAGCAGAAGGCGAGGCCATGGATCCAAAGAAAGTACTGGTTCCATCTGAAGACAAAAAATCTTGTATCGAAGATCCTAAAGCTTCAGTCCTAAAAACAGAAGCAAACTGTAGTGAAGAAGGTGCGGCGATGAGTCCTCCAAAAACACTGGTTCTTTCTGAAGATAAGAAATCTTGTATCGAAGACCCTAAAGCAAGCAACAAAAAAGACTCATCTTCTGATGAAGAGAAAAAATGTAATGATAAAAATGACAAGTGGATTCAGGATTCAAATGATGGTCGCCCTGGTATCAGATACGCATGGGACTCTGAAAAGAAAACATGTACTGACAGACGTGAAGAGAAATCATCAAGAAGAGAAGAAAAAGATGAAACTCCATCTGGCCCGGATTTAAGCGGAACTCCAAAACAGGCCCCGGCCCGTTTTACACCGGTAAACATCCCAACTCGTCAGATGTTTATCCTGCCTGGTATGCCTTAATCATCAATGACTAAAAAACATAGGACGTATCACTTGATCCCAGGATCGTGATACGTTCATCTTTTAAATCTTCAATCTCTTTAAAAAGCTGCGATTGAAAATTCGGTTTTAAGTGCCCAAGAAAAATTGGTACATCTGGAGGCATTTTTTTGATCTCCGCTTTCATCGTCGCCGGAGTATGGTGTTGGCTGTCACGCGCTACTTGTGAGAGTGCGTTGGGAAAACTCACTTCAGTAAAAATCGCCTTTAAATTCTTCACCTGCTTAGCATATTCCCAGATAGCATCAGTAGGTCCCGTATCCTGCGTAAAAACAACAGATGCATTTTTTCTTTCAATAATAAATCCTAAGGCCCCTGTTGAATGATTCACCGGCACCGGAAGAATGCGATAATCTCCTAACACTAAGGACATCTCTGGTTTGATATCGTGAAAACGCAGTGTCGGATTTTCTTTATTGGGAAGGGCCGTAAAATCAGGCCAGATCACATCATTTAACAAGTGAGTCTTAATCGCCTCTCTCACCGGAGTGTTGGCATAAATTTCAAAAGGTCTCCCCTTCATCCCAAAACAATTGTCGGCGAGGAAGGCAAGATCAGAAATATGGTCGAGATGTGAATGAGAAATAAGTACGTAATCAATATGTGACTGCTCTTCAATTTGGATACCTGAAGCAACTGAGCCTGCATCAATTAAAAGTCTTCCATCAATCAGATAAGAAGTTGCTTTAAAGCCTGGTGATACCCCACCGTGACCGCCAATAATCCTAACTAGCATAAGCGTCCCATGAATTTCATTGTTAACTTGATTAGTTTAAATAATTTTACAGGAGAATGCTTCCAGCGGAAAATTATTTCTTAACCTTACCGGCTTAGTTGGTCATAGACACTCTTAGTGTCTTTGCCGAGAACCTTAGAAAAAATCTTCGCCAGCTTCTTAGTACTGCCGCCATTTTCCAGGTAATCGTTAATGAGGTCATTGACTTCGTCTTGATTAACCGAGTTTCCGTTTTCCACTTCATTATGAAAAAGAACAACAAACTCGCCTTTATCTACGACGATGGTTTTAAGATTAGGCAGATCGCTTTTTGAAAGCCTGTAAACAGACTCATACGTTTTGGTTAATTCGCGCGCGATAACCAACGTCTTGTCTGCATTCACTTCAAAAAACTGCTCAATCGTTTCAAAAATGCGATGAGGAGATTCAAAGAAAATATGCGTTCCCACCACTCGGTTAAGGCCTTTAAAAAAGTCCCTCTTCTCACCTTTTGCTCGCGCGAGAAATCCCCAAAAGTGAAACGGGTGTGGCGGAAGTCCTGAGAGCTCCAACGCCGTAATAACCGCAGTTACCCCAGGAAGAGTCTTAATCTCAATACCTTCTTCTAAAAGGCGTTTTAAAAGCGGATAAGCAGGGTCAGAGACCATCGGACTTCCGGCATCTGAGACCAAATAAACTGATTCGCCGTTTTTAATTTTTCCGACGATCACATCAATTTTCCCAACACTTTGGTCGTGGAAGGAATCAATAAATTTATCTTGAAAAGAAATGCCCAGAGAATTCAAGAGGTCTTTAAAAACACGCGTGTCTTCAGCATAAAAAGTGCGACCGGACTCTAAAGCGGCCAGCGCTCTTTTTGTAATATCACCAGTGTTTCCAATGGGAAGTGTAACGAGTGTTAATTCCGACAAAATTAATCCTGTAAATAGATCTCCTCGAAACGGGCAAAAGTTAACGGCAGGAGAATCGCTTTTGATTTAATGCTAAACTCATTCTAGCACAGCTAACCTTTAAAAAGGAACGTACAAATGGCCATGAAAGCTCAAATCCACACTGATTCGCAGGGAAATATTATTGTTCATATGTCTGGAGGACTAGACTATGAAAACTCACTGCCACTGCGTTTAGAGCTGCAAGAACTTTCAAAAAAGAACCCGACATGCACAATTACTTTGGATATGCACGCGCTGGATTTCGTAGGATCTTCAGGGATTGGTATCTTCGTTGAGACTCTTCACATTCTGAATAAAAACAGAGATCAGGTGAAACTTTCAAACGTAAAAACAGAATTCTTAAAAGTTTTTAAGCTTTATAACTTCGATGCATTCAAATTAATTGAAGAGCAGTTTGAAACTGATGAGACTGAAAACCTACACCAGAAATTTGGTAACAGAAAACAAACTTACCAAGTTTAGAATTCGTAACTTAAAAAATTCCAAGAAAATGAAGGATCCACTTTTGGGTCCTTTTTATTTTCTACCTGCGCCAGGCGGAATTCATCAAATTGAAAAGAAAGATTCCCTTGCGGGTCTTCGTATTCTCCAGAGCTGTCTGGATAGTAATTTTCTTTAGTCTCTTGCCCATAACCACGCTTTTTCATTTCGTAGTTTAAAATAATGTACCCACCAAAAATAAGCCCGGCATAAAGACCAAGAGATGCTCCTTTCGCAATCGCTCGTCCATTAGCTCCAAAGGCCATTGTTGCAGTTCCTAAAAGCGCTCCCCCAACAACTCCATATCCGGCCATTGTCCCTAACATTTTTAGTTTTGGATCAAGAGCGGCCTGTGAAACAGATGAAAAGAGAAGTGTAAAACAAACAACAGTTGAGATAATTATTTTTTTCATACTAAAAGGTTAATGGAGGATCAGCTTTTTGGCAAAACTTAACTTCAAGTTTTGACTCGACATCTAAAACCCTACTTAAATAGTCTTGTGTTTTTAAAAGTCGAAACAACTGTGAACGCGCAGGATAGATAGAAGATTTTGTCTCGATGATTTTAAGAACCCATGTTTTTTTTGCTGTCCTTTCGAGATAAGCGATATCAATTTGACCTAAGTTTTGTGCCCGAAGAACAAGCGAGGAGACCAGGACCGCAAAACCCTTTTGATGAAACTCTCTAGAGACTTGCGCCTCTACCATATCCCCTTTCTGCATAAACTTCTTTGACTCCCTTAAATGTCAGCCTGTGAAGTTCAGTCACTCCTAAAAGCGAAATCGCCTCCAGGTGCATCTTGGTCGGATAACCAGCATTTTGCTCCCATCCGTAGCCTGGATACTTTTCTCCCAAACTCTTCATCAATTGATCACGGTAAACTTTCGCCGCAATCGATGAGAGCCCGATCAGAAGAGATTTTGCATCTCCTTCCACCACCGCATGCTGCTCATGAAAATCCACTTCATGTTTAAGCTTTTTATTTCCATCCACCAGGATCACTCCTGGTAAATGCACAGGTGCGCTTTCAAGAAGTGCCTGCTTCATGGCCAAAAGAGATGCTTGCAGAATATTGATCTCATCGATCACACCTGCTGATAATTCTTTAATTAAAATTTTAAGGGTAATGTTTTTTGAATACTGAAACGTATAAATTTGATTTGCCGACAGCTCATTAAATGAAAGCTCGCCTAAAATGCCGAGTCTTGCTTCTGCCGATAATTTTTTTGAGTCGTTGACTCCAAGTTTTTTTAATTTTCTAAGTAATGCTTTAATTTCTTTCTCATCGAAGTTTAAAACTTCGATTGAGGTACTCGCAGCCACTACCGGTCCAGCAAGAGGACCTCTTCCCACTTCATCACAGCCGGCGATAAAAAAAGCGCCTTCGTGCTCTTGGGATTTTTTACTAATAAACTTGAAATCAAACATGGTGAAAATTTAACAAAAAAAAACCCCTCTTTCGAGGGGCTTTTTATAAGATCTTTATTTTTTAAATAAGAACTAGTCTTCTTTACGATCGTAATCGATAGCGATACGAGCTGACTTACCAGATCTCTCACGTAGGTAGTAAAGTTTCGCTTTACGAGCTTTACCTTTTTGAACGATTTCAACTTTTTCTACGTTTGGTGAGTGGAAAGGGAAAACTCTTTCTACTCCAATCCCGTTAGAAACTTTTCTAACACGGAAGTGACCATTCATGTCGCCTTTTTGTTTGAAACCGATGCAAACACCTTCGAAAATCTGGATACGAGACTTTGTCCCTTCAGTGATTTTTGTGTGTACTGCGATTGTATCTCCCGATTGGAAATTTGGAAGATCTTTTACTTTAGGATTCGCGTGATCCTTGTTTACAATGTCGATTAAGTTCATATGAACTCCTCAATTTTTGAGCTACTCCCAGAGGACCAACACCGTGTTGTTCTTAACCGAGTAGGTGATAAATTTTTTATTCTCCGAATAGACGATCCAAATAAATCGCTACTGCAGACCTTACTGACAAGTGATTGTACCCATCAGAATTTTTCGAGATAATTGGTGAAAGCTTAAACTCCGCTTTATCAAGCGCCAGCTGATGCAGCCCCCATCCAGTCCCGAATAATAGAAAACAAGGCATATTAAGAACTTCCATCTTTTTTGTCAATTCTTTCACATCCCCGTCAAAACTATCAAAGTTTGCCCCAGTCACGGCAATTAAAGGTCTTTTCCCTTCAATCTTTTCAATCTCCGCGATTGCATCGTCGATGGACTTAGCAACCTGCGCAATCGCCAGAGCGTCCTGGCGGTCCGGATTAAAGGCATTGGCCTTATCCTGCTCCCAGTGACCTAGAATCTCGTTAACCAGCTCTGTTTGGGCCACAAAAGGCGTAATGATGAAGTATTTCTTCACCCCAAAAGTTCTGCACGATCTCGAGATGTCGTGGATATCCAGGTTGGTTACTGATGTGGTCACCAGCTCCCCTAATTTATTTTTAATCGGGTGGTGAACCAGTCCTAAGTACAATTTCATTTTTTATCCTTCTCTAAAAGGTCAGGGCGGTGAAGTTTAGTGATCCTCATGGCCTCTTCCCTTTGGTATTTTTCAATATTTTGATGATGCCCGCTGGTCAACACCTCTGGCACTTCTACACCGTCAAAAACTTTCGGGCGCGTGTACTGAGGATGCTCCAGCATATTGCTCTGAAATGATTCTTGATCAGCACTTTCACGCTTTCCAAGAACCCCGTTAAAAAATCTCAAGGCCGAATCAATAATGGCCATCGTTGGGATTTCTCCCCCGGTTAAAATAAAATCCCCCAGAGAAATTTGCTCATCAACGTAAAGATTTAAAAATCTCTCATCAATACCTTCATAACGGCCACAAATAAACACCAGATCTTTTGAATCCGGCACAGAAAATCTCGCTGCAAAATCTTTGCAGTATTCATTATTCCACGTTTTCCCACGCGGACCTGGAAACACGATATGCAGCTTATGGCGAAAATCTTCACCATAACCGCCGTCTTGAACAACACCTTTTAAAAGCGCCTCTTTTAAAACATCAGCACGCATAACCATACCGACACCTCCTCCATAAGGAGAATCATCAACGCCTTTATAATCTTTAGGAGTATAATTTCTTAACTGAACAGTCTTGATTTCAATCTTTGCCTCACGCTCTCCTCTAAGAGCAGACCCCGTGATTCCAAAATTGATTAATGAATCAAAATAATTCGGAAACAATGTAATAATCCAAATTTTTTTCATTCACTACTCAACGAAAATGGGAGGAATAATTTCCAATCGCCCACCTTCAATATCCACTACTGGAATGTATTGATTTAAAAAAAGCACTTCGATAATTTCTTTGTCTGTTTTAATTTTTAAAACGATCTGTGCTCCATTCTCATAAAAATCCATCACTCGCCCCAAGAGACTCTTAGTGTAGTAGTGATAAACTTCCAGACCCAAAAGATCATTCACATAGTACTCATCATCTTCCGTCTCCGGAAATGCTTCACGAGCTAGGTAAATATCAAACGGAATCATCGCCTCAACAGTATTGCGATCACTCACAC contains:
- the rsmI gene encoding 16S rRNA (cytidine(1402)-2'-O)-methyltransferase, which produces MSELTLVTLPIGNTGDITKRALAALESGRTFYAEDTRVFKDLLNSLGISFQDKFIDSFHDQSVGKIDVIVGKIKNGESVYLVSDAGSPMVSDPAYPLLKRLLEEGIEIKTLPGVTAVITALELSGLPPHPFHFWGFLARAKGEKRDFFKGLNRVVGTHIFFESPHRIFETIEQFFEVNADKTLVIARELTKTYESVYRLSKSDLPNLKTIVVDKGEFVVLFHNEVENGNSVNQDEVNDLINDYLENGGSTKKLAKIFSKVLGKDTKSVYDQLSR
- the rimM gene encoding ribosome maturation factor RimM (Essential for efficient processing of 16S rRNA) gives rise to the protein MTKPTNIHIGHCTSPHGIKGEFSFVLYNFDDSVLEDGMTLTLTPRSPESSVPQDGKEFKIKTIRIGNKAIATLEGVSDRNTVEAMIPFDIYLAREAFPETEDDEYYVNDLLGLEVYHYYTKSLLGRVMDFYENGAQIVLKIKTDKEIIEVLFLNQYIPVVDIEGGRLEIIPPIFVE
- the trmD gene encoding tRNA (guanosine(37)-N1)-methyltransferase TrmD produces the protein MKKIWIITLFPNYFDSLINFGITGSALRGEREAKIEIKTVQLRNYTPKDYKGVDDSPYGGGVGMVMRADVLKEALLKGVVQDGGYGEDFRHKLHIVFPGPRGKTWNNEYCKDFAARFSVPDSKDLVFICGRYEGIDERFLNLYVDEQISLGDFILTGGEIPTMAIIDSALRFFNGVLGKRESADQESFQSNMLEHPQYTRPKVFDGVEVPEVLTSGHHQNIEKYQREEAMRITKLHRPDLLEKDKK
- a CDS encoding RNA methyltransferase — its product is MKLYLGLVHHPIKNKLGELVTTSVTNLDIHDISRSCRTFGVKKYFIITPFVAQTELVNEILGHWEQDKANAFNPDRQDALAIAQVAKSIDDAIAEIEKIEGKRPLIAVTGANFDSFDGDVKELTKKMEVLNMPCFLLFGTGWGLHQLALDKAEFKLSPIISKNSDGYNHLSVRSAVAIYLDRLFGE
- a CDS encoding STAS domain-containing protein — translated: MAMKAQIHTDSQGNIIVHMSGGLDYENSLPLRLELQELSKKNPTCTITLDMHALDFVGSSGIGIFVETLHILNKNRDQVKLSNVKTEFLKVFKLYNFDAFKLIEEQFETDETENLHQKFGNRKQTYQV
- a CDS encoding ribonuclease HII, translated to MFDFKFISKKSQEHEGAFFIAGCDEVGRGPLAGPVVAASTSIEVLNFDEKEIKALLRKLKKLGVNDSKKLSAEARLGILGELSFNELSANQIYTFQYSKNITLKILIKELSAGVIDEINILQASLLAMKQALLESAPVHLPGVILVDGNKKLKHEVDFHEQHAVVEGDAKSLLIGLSSIAAKVYRDQLMKSLGEKYPGYGWEQNAGYPTKMHLEAISLLGVTELHRLTFKGVKEVYAERGYGRGASL
- the rplS gene encoding 50S ribosomal protein L19, whose amino-acid sequence is MNLIDIVNKDHANPKVKDLPNFQSGDTIAVHTKITEGTKSRIQIFEGVCIGFKQKGDMNGHFRVRKVSNGIGVERVFPFHSPNVEKVEIVQKGKARKAKLYYLRERSGKSARIAIDYDRKED
- a CDS encoding MBL fold metallo-hydrolase, translated to MLVRIIGGHGGVSPGFKATSYLIDGRLLIDAGSVASGIQIEEQSHIDYVLISHSHLDHISDLAFLADNCFGMKGRPFEIYANTPVREAIKTHLLNDVIWPDFTALPNKENPTLRFHDIKPEMSLVLGDYRILPVPVNHSTGALGFIIERKNASVVFTQDTGPTDAIWEYAKQVKNLKAIFTEVSFPNALSQVARDSQHHTPATMKAEIKKMPPDVPIFLGHLKPNFQSQLFKEIEDLKDERITILGSSDTSYVF